The Fusobacterium sp. genomic interval AAGAAATTAGAAGAAATAAAAAAATATGAAGATTTATTGAAACATAAAAGAAAGTATTTGGAAAAATTAAATATGAAATTAGAGCTTACTAAGATATTTAGAGAAAAAATAAAATCTATGGGTAAGGAAGTTTCAAAAAATATGCTTAAAGAGATAGAAATACTTGCAACTGAGAATTTTAGAAAAATAACTGGAAGAGGAGAAAAAATAATCTGGTCTAATAAAGAAAAGAATAAATATGTTGTCTTTTTAGATGGTGACAGAGGAGAATTGAAATTTGAGCAGCTTTCAGGAGGAGAGCAGGTTGCAGTGGCAATATCCATAAGAGGAGCAATGAGTGAACTATTCACAGAAAGTAAATTTTCAATATTTGATGAACCTACTAATAATCTTGATACAGAAAGAAGAAGGAGTTTGGCTGATTCAATTGGAGAAATATTAAAAAATCTGGAACAAAGTATAATAGTAACTCATGATGATACTTTTAGAGAAATGGCACAGAAAGTCATAGAACTATAGGAGGAGATTAAAATAATAATACAGATTTTTGGAAAAAAGAATTGTAATGATTCAAAGAAAGCTGAAAGATTTTTTAAAGAAAGAGGAGTAAAAATTCAATTTATTGATTTAAAAGAAAAAGCTCCTTCTAAAGGAGAATTAAAAAGTATATGCAGTAAGTATCCTCTTGAAGAGCTTATTGACATAGAAGGAACAGAATATAAAAAAAGAAATCTTCAATATATAGTATTTAATTTAGAAGAAACTTTGCTAGAAAACCCAGTTTTATTTAAAAGCCCTATTGGAAGATTTAAAAATGAAATAACCTTAGGATATCAACCAGAAATATGGAAAAACTGGACAGAAAAATTAAAATAATATAAGAAAAAACCTTTGATTTTTTGACTTTCAAAAAGTATATAAGATATCAGGATAATTAATCTTATGGGAGATGATGGAAATGAGTATGGTAGAAATTGAAAAACTGGAGAAAATGATTGATGAACTGAAAGAAGAATTACATGAATGTGATTATGAGCCAGAAAGGAATGCTCTGCTTAAAAAATATAAGACATTAGCTGCCCAAATGGAAGAATTAAAAAATTTAAAAAGAAAGAAAAATGATTAGAAATCTAAAAAATGAAGATATTAATATAGTTATGGATTTATGGAAGAATTCAACAATGGAAGCTCAAAATTTTATTCCAGACAGTTATTGGCTGGAAAACTATGACAATGTAAAAAATAATTATTTACCAAATTCAACCACTTATGTATATGAAGAAGATGGAGAAATAAAAGGATTTGTAAGTTTGATAGAAAATATATTTATAGGTGGGCTGTTTGTAAAAGTAGGAAGTCAGAGAAGAGGAGTTGGAATCAGAATACTGAATTTTTTAAAAGAAAAGCATGATAAATTACAGCTTGCAGTATATGATAGAAATATAAGAGCAATGAATTTTTACTTGAAATCAGGATTCAAAATATTAAATACTGAAATTGATGGAAAAACAAATGAAAAGGAACATTTGATGGAGTGGAGGAGATAAACTCTCTTCCATTTTTATGTTAGGCAACTTATTTTGATAAAAATTAAACCTATGATATAATCAATATTGGAGGTTAAAATAATGAAAATTAACTATGATTTAGTAATGGAAAAGCAGTTAAAGGAAATAGAAAAAAATAAGATTAAACCTAGACTTCTTCTTCATTCATGCTGTGCACCATGTAGCTCAGCAATATTAGAGTTTTTACAGGATTATTTTGAAATAACAATATATTTTTTTAATCCTAATATAACTTTTCAAGAGGAATACTTGAAGAGATTGGAAGAGCAAAAAGAATATCATAAAAAAAAAGGATATCAAATAAATGTAATTGAAGGAAGATATAATCCTAAAATTGACTTCTTTCAAAATATAAAAGGTCTAGAAAATGAAAAAGAAGGTGGAAAAAGATGCCATCAATGTTATAGAATTCGTCTTGAAGAAACTGCGAAAAAAGCTAAAGAAGATGGATATGAATACTTCACAACAGTATTGAGTATAAGTCCAATGAAAAATGCACAGTGGATAAATGAGATAGGAGAGAAACTTGAAAAAAAATATGAAATAAAGTTTCTTAATGGAGATTTTAAGAAGAAAAGTAGATATTTAAGATCTATTGAAGTTTCAAAAGAATATGAATTATACAGACAGGACTACTGTGGTTGTATATTTTCGAAATTAGAAAGAGAAAAAATTGAAAAAGAAAAGAGAGAAAAAAATGGAGGGGAAAGATGAAAAACTTTTCAGAAAAAACGGTAAAAAATATTTCAATTTGCTTTTTATTACTATTTTTATTGTTAGGACTTAATCATCATTATTATTTTGGCTTGATGATAATTCCAATAATGATATATTTTTCTACATGGAAAGTGATTATGTTTGAGGATAGAATAGGGAGATTTTCTCCAATTGTAATTGGACTTTTACTTTCAGCATTTATATTTTATTGTCAATACTATCTACAGGGAGAAGTTGTATCAACTAAAGAAGTAATTGCACTAAAAGGAACAATATCACTTTGTATTGGATTATGGCTGGGAAATTTTATTGCTAAATATATTTATATGAGAATAAAGTTTTTTCTTAACAGAATAGGAAGCAAAGGCGAACAAAAGGAATATAAGATTATTAGAATGATTATAGACCAGAAAAAATACTTTAAAAAGCCTGGAAGCAAATATTATATTAATTTTTATTATTTAATTGCAGATGTAAATGGAGAAGAAATAAAATTCCTTATAGAAAAGGATTTTTATGACAAATATCTAGGTAAAAAAAGTATAAATATAAAAATAAAGAAAGGTTCACTAGGAATCCTTTATGGAGTGCACTTAATAGATTAGAAATTAAATAAGAAAGACTTTAAAAAAATTTTTTTAAAGTCTTTTATTTATTTCTTAGGAAATTATAATTTGATAAATTTGTTGAAAAAATAAAAAATATTAATTATTTTAGCTTCATATTAGATATATTTAATCGAATAAGATT includes:
- a CDS encoding arsenate reductase family protein — encoded protein: MFGKKNCNDSKKAERFFKERGVKIQFIDLKEKAPSKGELKSICSKYPLEELIDIEGTEYKKRNLQYIVFNLEETLLENPVLFKSPIGRFKNEITLGYQPEIWKNWTEKLK
- a CDS encoding N-acetyltransferase; translated protein: MIRNLKNEDINIVMDLWKNSTMEAQNFIPDSYWLENYDNVKNNYLPNSTTYVYEEDGEIKGFVSLIENIFIGGLFVKVGSQRRGVGIRILNFLKEKHDKLQLAVYDRNIRAMNFYLKSGFKILNTEIDGKTNEKEHLMEWRR
- a CDS encoding epoxyqueuosine reductase QueH, which encodes MKINYDLVMEKQLKEIEKNKIKPRLLLHSCCAPCSSAILEFLQDYFEITIYFFNPNITFQEEYLKRLEEQKEYHKKKGYQINVIEGRYNPKIDFFQNIKGLENEKEGGKRCHQCYRIRLEETAKKAKEDGYEYFTTVLSISPMKNAQWINEIGEKLEKKYEIKFLNGDFKKKSRYLRSIEVSKEYELYRQDYCGCIFSKLEREKIEKEKREKNGGER